Proteins from a genomic interval of Drosophila melanogaster chromosome 2R:
- the EcR gene encoding ecdysone receptor, isoform C, with protein sequence MDTCGLVAELAHYIDAYGRDDLSPSSSLNGYSANESCDAKKSKKGPAPRVQEELCLVCGDRASGYHYNALTCEGCKGFFRRSVTKSAVYCCKFGRACEMDMYMRRKCQECRLKKCLAVGMRPECVVPENQCAMKRREKKAQKEKDKMTTSPSSQHGGNGSLASGGGQDFVKKEILDLMTCEPPQHATIPLLPDEILAKCQARNIPSLTYNQLAVIYKLIWYQDGYEQPSEEDLRRIMSQPDENESQTDVSFRHITEITILTVQLIVEFAKGLPAFTKIPQEDQITLLKACSSEVMMLRMARRYDHSSDSIFFANNRSYTRDSYKMAGMADNIEDLLHFCRQMFSMKVDNVEYALLTAIVIFSDRPGLEKAQLVEAIQSYYIDTLRIYILNRHCGDSMSLVFYAKLLSILTELRTLGNQNAEMCFSLKLKNRKLPKFLEEIWDVHAIPPSVQSHLQITQEENERLERAERMRASVGGAITAGIDCDSASTSAAAAAAQHQPQPQPQPQPSSLTQNDSQHQTQPQLQPQLPPQLQGQLQPQLQPQLQTQLQPQIQPQPQLLPVSAPVPASVTAPGSLSAVSTSSEYMGGSAAIGPITPATTSSITAAVTASSTTSAVPMGNGVGVGVGVGGNVSMYANAQTAMALMGVALHSHQEQLIGGVAVKSEHSTTA encoded by the exons GTCGCGATGATCTCTCGCCTTCGAGCAGCTTGAACGGATACTCGGCGAACGAAAGCTGCGATGCGAAGAAGAGCAAGAAGGGACCTGCGCCACGGGTGCAAGAGGAGCTGTGCCTGGTTTGCGGCGACAGGGCCTCCGGCTACCACTACAACGCCCTCACCTGTGAGGGCTGCAAGGGGTTCTTTCGACGCAGCGTTACGAAGAGCGCCGTCTACTGCTGCAAGTTCGGGCGCGCCTGCGAAATGGACATGTACATGAGGCGAAAGTGTCAGGAGTGCCGCCTGAAAAAGTGCCTGGCCGTGGGTATGCGGCCGGAATGCGTCGTCCCGGAGAACCAATGTGCGATGAAGCGGCGCGAAAAGAAGGCCCAGAAGGAGAAGGACAAAATGACCACTTCGCCGAGCTCTCAGCATGGCGGCAATGGCAGCTTGGCCTCTGGTGGCGGCCAAGACTTTGTTAAGAAGGAGATTCTTGACCTTATGACATGCGAGCCGCCCCAGCATGCCACTATTCCG CTACTACCTGATGAAATATTGGCCAAGTGTCAAGCGCGCAATATACCTTCCTTAACGTACAATCAGTTGGCCGTTATATACAAGTTAATTTGGTACCAGGATGGCTATGAGCAGCCATCTGAAGAGGATCTCAGGCGTATAATG AGTCAACCCGATGAGAACGAGAGCCAAACGGACGTCAGCTTTCGGCATATAACCGAGATAACCATACTCACGGTCCAGTTGATTGTTGAGTTTGCTAAAGGTCTACCAGCGTTTACAAAGATACCCCAGGAGGACCAGATCACGTTACTAAAG GCCTGCTCGTCGGAGGTGATGATGCTGCGTATGGCACGACGCTATGACCACAGCTCGGACTCAATATTCTTCGCGAATAATAGATCATATACGCGGGATTCTTACAAAATGGCCGGAATGGCTGATAACATTGAAGACCTGCTGCATTTCTGCCGCCAAATGTTCTCGATGAAGGTGGACAACGTCGAATACGCGCTTCTCACTGCCATTGTGATCTTCTCGGACCGGCCGGGCCTGGAGAAGGCCCAACTAGTCGAAGCGATCCAGAGCTACTACATCGACACGCTACGCATTTATATACTCAACCGCCACTGCGGCGACTCAATGAGCCTCGTCTTCTACGCAAAGCTGCTCTCGATCCTCACCGAGCTGCGTACGCTGGGCAACCAGAACGCCGAGATGTGTTTCTCACTAAAGCTCAAAAACCGCAAACTGCCCAAGTTCCTCGAGGAGATCTGGGACGTTCATGCCATCCCGCCATCGGTCCAGTCGCACCTTCAGATTACCCAGGAGGAGAACGAGCGTCTCGAGCGGGCTGAGCGTATGCGGGCATCGGTTGGGGGCGCCATTACCGCCGGCATTGATTGCGACTCTGCCTCCACTTCGGCGGCGGCAGCCGCGGCCCAGCATCAGCCTCAGCCTCAGCCCCAGCCCCAACCCTCCTCCCTGACCCAGAACGATTCCCAGCACCAGACACAGCCGCAGCTACAACCTCAGCTACCACCTCAGCTGCAAGGTCAACTGCAACCCCAGCTCCAACCACAGCTTCAGACGCAACTCCAGCCACAGATTCAACCACAGCCACAGCTCCTTCCCGTCTCCGCTCCCGTGCCCGCCTCCGTAACCGCACCTGGTTCCTTGTCCGCGGTCAGTACGAGCAGCGAATACATGGGCGGAAGTGCGGCCATAGGACCCATCACGCCGGCAACCACCAGCAGTATCACGGCTGCCGTTACCGCTAGCTCCACCACATCAGCGGTACCGATGGGCAACGGAGTTGGAGTCGGTGTTGGGGTGGGCGGCAACGTCAGCATGTATGCGAACGCCCAGACGGCGATGGCCTTGATGGGTGTAGCCCTGCATTCGCACCAAGAGCAGCTTATCGGGGGAGTGGCGGTTAAGTCGGAGCACTCGACGACTGCATAG